A single region of the Thermoanaerobacterium aotearoense genome encodes:
- a CDS encoding UvrD-helicase domain-containing protein: MTILISDVHMHQYAGMIDVKTKEVKMVYSMLIEEDLSQEQSKALDISKNVALRAGAGSGKTRVLTKRYIKLLNDVADIKIDNIVAITFTRKAAAEMKERIRKEIESLCKLDKDSKKWTAFRDSLIFANIDTIHGFCEKMIRDNFAEASVDPMFSIMDEADVSTAVKKIAEIAIDEVVNDENNKYLIKTILEKYPSKIFTGKMFQAEIVSLYFRIKEAGISVEDIRLSCDSDESTKAMETLAFATLKKIDENYRKFKSDKNLLDFNDLEMIALRLLSNDIIRNDYFERYKYILIDEFQDTNPIQKEIILKLSEKDGKIPDGKLFIVGDIKQSIYGFRGTDFRIFDEFCRRIESGGKVLNLSNCYRSTKNIISTVNEVFKNLIEPYEELKFQSFADDGPKVELITYKKDDVVNEKNERYKKIKQLLKDDANKEKLNDLLMEDGALANSRKDFQGMIVAGRILKLVDERFDYKDIAVLLRSRSSLKSIEGALANCGIPYCIIGGIGFWDKREITDIISVYKLAFDTSDEVALLTALRSPIFGFSDDDLFAFMNIYNGESVDDLLEALKNFSSMFCDDKLVIKRACNIFDRISKMRGVYSPYEIFKTILKITEYKKLLISLPNGYQKFRNVEKLESIIKSFEEKGILHPKDLIGYLDALKESSGLDSEAFLDTEESNAVKIMTIHSSKGLEFDAVIIPDMDKATDGISVRKAPLFMLNKEGYIFGIGVNDDGDLDKSANSLYREEYDKYLERENMESRRLFYVASTRAKRFLSFIGQEKDNVDDIDEDSKLNSFMKQLMFAIKDGCSNIDYIDGSCLQSCAKNKPYDVKGLDEDVNKIKLFDELVDKVPLSIKGNVSVTAYIDYLMCPMLYYYKCIASLDDKYVESDENSDDIYSKNDEKISALERGTIIHKILETLDDDDFIDAGSASDESIKRYLDNYYMLEDERRKRINGRLLKRLKEYKFRVPIDDNINLNGVIDRIDIYENDGNIEAYIFDYKTNKIDSNDDLEKIARHYTPQIHVYSYALRRLKTIGGFSPILKGAFLYFLDVGKYIQVDISDFYVMETLGKIREAAPFLLGTKGIEEYVKRKSEYCSMCSYNKICK, from the coding sequence ATGACGATTCTAATATCAGATGTCCATATGCATCAATATGCAGGTATGATAGACGTGAAAACAAAAGAGGTGAAAATGGTGTACAGCATGTTGATTGAAGAAGATCTAAGCCAAGAGCAATCAAAAGCTCTTGATATAAGCAAAAACGTAGCACTAAGGGCTGGCGCTGGTTCTGGCAAAACGAGAGTATTGACTAAAAGGTATATAAAGCTTTTGAATGATGTAGCTGATATCAAGATTGACAATATTGTCGCAATAACATTTACTCGAAAAGCCGCTGCTGAAATGAAAGAAAGGATAAGAAAAGAGATAGAATCACTGTGCAAATTAGATAAGGATAGCAAAAAATGGACGGCGTTTAGAGATTCACTGATATTTGCCAATATTGATACAATTCACGGCTTTTGCGAGAAAATGATAAGAGATAATTTTGCTGAAGCTTCAGTTGATCCCATGTTTTCCATTATGGATGAAGCGGATGTCAGTACGGCAGTTAAAAAGATAGCCGAAATTGCGATAGATGAAGTGGTAAATGATGAAAACAACAAATATCTTATAAAGACTATTTTAGAAAAATACCCTTCAAAAATATTTACGGGAAAAATGTTTCAAGCTGAAATAGTAAGCTTATATTTCCGCATAAAAGAGGCTGGGATATCAGTTGAAGACATAAGATTGTCTTGTGACAGCGATGAATCAACAAAAGCCATGGAAACTTTGGCCTTTGCTACATTAAAGAAGATAGATGAGAATTATAGAAAATTCAAATCAGACAAGAATTTGCTTGACTTTAACGACTTAGAGATGATTGCTTTAAGACTTCTTTCCAACGATATCATAAGAAATGATTATTTTGAAAGGTACAAATACATTCTCATAGATGAGTTTCAAGACACGAATCCGATTCAAAAAGAGATTATTTTAAAGCTATCTGAAAAAGATGGGAAAATTCCGGATGGCAAATTATTTATTGTAGGTGATATAAAACAGTCAATATACGGCTTTAGGGGGACGGATTTTAGGATATTTGATGAATTTTGCAGAAGAATAGAATCAGGCGGAAAGGTGCTTAATCTAAGCAATTGCTACAGAAGCACAAAAAACATCATATCAACAGTCAATGAGGTTTTTAAAAATTTGATTGAGCCATATGAAGAATTGAAGTTCCAAAGCTTTGCCGACGATGGTCCTAAAGTAGAGCTCATTACTTATAAAAAAGATGATGTAGTTAATGAAAAGAATGAAAGATATAAAAAGATAAAACAACTTTTGAAAGACGATGCCAATAAAGAAAAGCTGAACGATCTGCTGATGGAAGACGGAGCTTTGGCTAATTCAAGAAAGGATTTTCAGGGCATGATTGTAGCAGGCAGGATTTTAAAGCTTGTGGACGAAAGATTTGATTATAAGGATATTGCTGTACTTTTAAGAAGCAGGTCAAGTCTTAAAAGCATTGAAGGCGCACTTGCGAATTGTGGCATACCATATTGCATCATAGGTGGGATTGGATTTTGGGATAAGAGGGAGATTACCGACATCATTTCGGTTTACAAATTGGCTTTTGATACATCGGATGAAGTTGCGCTTCTTACAGCCTTAAGATCGCCTATTTTTGGATTTAGCGATGATGATTTATTTGCTTTCATGAATATATACAATGGCGAATCTGTAGATGATTTATTGGAAGCCTTAAAAAATTTTTCTTCCATGTTTTGCGACGATAAATTGGTCATAAAAAGAGCTTGCAACATTTTTGATAGGATTTCGAAAATGAGGGGTGTATACAGTCCATACGAGATATTCAAGACGATTTTGAAAATCACAGAGTATAAAAAACTTTTGATTTCTTTGCCAAATGGATATCAAAAATTTAGAAATGTGGAGAAATTGGAGAGCATAATCAAAAGCTTTGAAGAGAAAGGCATACTCCATCCAAAAGATTTGATTGGGTATTTAGACGCTTTGAAAGAGTCATCAGGGCTTGACTCTGAAGCTTTTTTGGATACGGAAGAAAGCAATGCCGTTAAGATTATGACTATTCATTCATCAAAAGGGCTTGAATTTGATGCTGTAATAATACCTGACATGGATAAAGCTACTGATGGCATATCTGTGAGGAAGGCTCCTTTATTTATGTTAAATAAAGAAGGCTACATTTTTGGTATAGGCGTCAATGATGATGGAGATTTGGATAAATCGGCAAACAGTTTATATAGAGAGGAATATGACAAGTATCTTGAAAGGGAAAATATGGAGAGCAGGAGGCTTTTTTATGTAGCTTCTACGAGGGCAAAGAGATTTTTGTCTTTTATAGGACAAGAGAAAGACAATGTAGATGACATTGACGAAGACAGCAAACTTAACTCATTTATGAAACAGTTGATGTTTGCGATTAAAGATGGGTGTTCTAATATAGACTACATTGATGGCAGCTGTTTACAATCATGTGCAAAAAACAAACCTTATGATGTGAAAGGATTGGATGAAGATGTAAACAAAATAAAATTATTTGATGAATTGGTAGACAAAGTACCTCTTAGCATTAAAGGCAACGTTTCTGTAACTGCATATATTGATTATCTGATGTGCCCTATGCTTTACTATTATAAATGTATTGCGTCGCTTGATGATAAATATGTGGAATCAGATGAAAACAGCGATGATATTTACTCAAAAAATGATGAGAAAATAAGTGCTTTAGAGAGAGGGACGATTATTCATAAGATACTTGAAACTTTAGATGATGATGACTTTATTGATGCAGGTAGTGCCAGTGATGAAAGCATCAAAAGGTATCTTGACAATTACTACATGCTGGAAGATGAACGTAGAAAGAGGATAAACGGCAGACTACTAAAAAGATTAAAGGAGTATAAATTTAGGGTGCCCATAGACGACAACATAAATTTAAACGGAGTAATCGACAGAATCGACATATACGAAAATGATGGAAACATTGAAGCATACATTTTTGACTATAAGACAAATAAAATAGATAGCAATGATGATTTGGAGAAAATAGCAAGACATTATACACCACAGATTCATGTTTATTCGTATGCTTTACGGCGATTAAAAACCATCGGTGGTTTTTCACCAATTTTGAAAGGTGCTTTTTTGTACTTTTTAGATGTGGGAAAATATATTCAAGTTGATATTTCAGATTTTTACGTCATGGAGACATTAGGGAAAATACGTGAGGCTGCACCATTTTTATTAGGCACCAAAGGGATTGAAGAATATGTCAAGCGAAAAAGTGAATATTGCAGTATGTGTTCCTACAACAAAATTTGCAAATAG